In a single window of the Gracilimonas sp. genome:
- a CDS encoding ATP-binding protein: protein MSDSPAPIPNNEFERALKLSEYDIDYSEIHGKLDDLTKLAAHVAGTPISLINLLDTTTQWTVSNFGLDIQQTPREDTVCQYVVLDDEAVEVEDMTEDDRFKFKDYVTDDPHIRYYFGVPLKTPDGHRIGAMCVMDTDEHELSPEKEAFLKIIANEVITRIEYEHKLKLMRHNVDELKEIQRKVSHDIRGPIGGIIGIAEILRDQAEESKMDEFMQLLELINKGGRSVLDLADEILSNYEEQTSQTKLQKNQLTLEVLQKKLEDLYKPQAINKSISYQVEINNGHQGLAFPKHKLLQILGNLISNAIKFTPEKGQVKVGLDIKKPDLELIATVKDNGVGMTKDQIDMVMSDQAKSTEGTGNERGFGFGFKLAKHLVESVKGSLHIESKKGSGTQITVNIPL from the coding sequence ATGTCCGACTCTCCGGCTCCTATTCCCAATAATGAGTTTGAGCGAGCACTCAAACTTTCTGAGTATGACATCGATTATTCTGAAATTCATGGGAAATTAGATGATTTAACAAAGCTGGCAGCTCATGTTGCCGGAACCCCTATTTCTCTGATTAATCTTCTTGACACCACTACCCAATGGACGGTCTCCAACTTTGGACTTGATATCCAACAAACCCCTCGTGAAGACACAGTGTGCCAGTATGTAGTGTTAGACGATGAAGCCGTTGAAGTAGAAGATATGACCGAAGACGATCGGTTTAAATTCAAGGATTACGTCACAGACGACCCACATATCAGGTATTATTTTGGAGTACCACTTAAAACCCCTGACGGACACAGAATCGGAGCCATGTGCGTGATGGATACAGATGAACACGAACTTTCTCCTGAGAAAGAGGCCTTCCTTAAAATCATTGCGAATGAAGTGATTACACGCATTGAATATGAACACAAATTAAAGCTTATGCGACACAATGTGGATGAGCTCAAAGAAATTCAGCGTAAAGTAAGTCATGATATACGCGGACCTATTGGCGGAATTATTGGTATAGCCGAAATACTCCGCGATCAGGCGGAAGAAAGCAAAATGGACGAATTTATGCAGCTGTTGGAGCTGATTAATAAAGGGGGTCGTTCTGTACTCGATTTGGCTGATGAAATTCTAAGCAATTACGAAGAGCAAACAAGCCAGACAAAGCTTCAGAAAAACCAGTTGACACTAGAGGTACTGCAAAAAAAACTGGAAGACCTGTACAAACCACAGGCGATTAATAAGTCGATATCTTATCAAGTTGAGATTAATAATGGTCATCAGGGATTGGCATTTCCCAAGCATAAACTGCTGCAGATTTTAGGTAATCTAATCTCCAATGCCATCAAGTTCACCCCGGAAAAAGGACAGGTTAAGGTTGGTCTGGATATCAAAAAACCTGACTTAGAGCTTATTGCTACCGTTAAGGATAATGGCGTTGGAATGACCAAAGACCAGATTGATATGGTTATGAGCGATCAGGCTAAATCAACGGAAGGTACCGGAAACGAACGAGGTTTTGGATTTGGGTTTAAGCTTGCTAAACACCTTGTAGAATCGGTTAAAGGTTCACTGCATATCGAATCCAAAAAGGGAAGCGGAACTCAAATTACCGTCAATATTCCGCTTTAA
- a CDS encoding DUF547 domain-containing protein — MKNLFLSIILGLMAVGNIHAQDSLSYAELSVQLIENLRNGQPTEAIVEKLASVSEKKLKEDLNTEGKQKAFWLNVYNAYVQIILSENPDLFKDRDSVFGYNFFSSPQITIAGKDISFDDIEHGIIRRSKVKISGGYASNPFPGSYEKKFRWDDVDPRIHFALNCGAKSCPYIAAYDPDRVNEQLDITTKQYLERTTDYYPEENRVVVNKLMSWFRADFGGKSGAIKMLKEYEIIPQDADPSLDFKAYDWTLELGNYKEI; from the coding sequence ATGAAGAATTTATTTTTAAGCATAATTTTAGGTTTGATGGCCGTGGGAAATATTCATGCACAGGATTCTCTGTCGTACGCAGAACTATCTGTTCAATTGATTGAGAACCTTAGAAATGGACAGCCTACAGAAGCCATCGTGGAAAAACTGGCGAGTGTATCAGAGAAAAAACTGAAAGAAGACCTGAACACCGAAGGAAAGCAAAAGGCTTTTTGGCTGAATGTGTACAACGCTTACGTACAGATTATACTTTCAGAAAATCCGGATTTATTCAAGGATCGTGACTCGGTTTTTGGATACAATTTCTTTTCATCACCTCAGATAACCATCGCCGGAAAAGATATCAGCTTTGATGACATCGAGCATGGAATCATCCGCCGATCAAAAGTAAAGATATCAGGAGGATATGCCAGCAATCCTTTCCCGGGAAGTTATGAAAAGAAATTCCGATGGGATGATGTAGATCCGCGGATTCATTTTGCCCTTAATTGTGGCGCAAAATCCTGCCCTTATATAGCAGCCTATGATCCGGATCGGGTTAACGAGCAGCTTGACATCACTACCAAACAATACCTGGAAAGAACCACAGATTATTATCCGGAAGAGAACAGGGTGGTGGTGAATAAACTAATGAGCTGGTTTAGGGCAGATTTTGGTGGCAAGAGCGGGGCTATTAAGATGCTAAAAGAATATGAGATTATACCCCAGGATGCTGATCCTTCTCTGGATTTTAAAGCATACGACTGGACGCTGGAGCTTGGTAACTATAAAGAAATTTAA
- a CDS encoding TIGR04283 family arsenosugar biosynthesis glycosyltransferase, which yields MLSIIVPTYNEENTILDLLIHLNDAKCNSDELLVVDGGSVDNTTEIVRQQGITCLESPQKGRARQMNYGAENSSGDILYFVHADTLPPSSFGADILEALEQGYRSGCYRYQFDKAHPLLKINAFCTRFDRLMCRGGDQTLFITRDLFNELEGFREDFQIMEDYDLIQKIQSKTRFKIIPKNATVSARKYDHNGYLRVNFANLIIFMMYFAGLSQETMVHAYKNLIVHPKFD from the coding sequence ATGTTAAGCATCATTGTCCCTACATATAACGAAGAAAACACCATATTGGATTTGTTGATTCATTTGAACGACGCTAAATGCAATTCAGATGAACTATTGGTTGTTGATGGCGGCAGTGTTGACAATACAACAGAGATAGTTCGGCAGCAAGGAATTACCTGTTTGGAATCTCCACAAAAAGGCCGGGCCCGGCAAATGAATTATGGGGCAGAAAACTCCTCGGGAGACATCCTTTATTTTGTACATGCGGATACTCTTCCTCCCTCTTCTTTTGGGGCTGACATACTGGAAGCTCTTGAACAGGGTTACAGATCAGGTTGTTATCGCTATCAGTTTGACAAGGCTCACCCCTTGCTTAAAATCAATGCTTTTTGCACTCGATTTGACCGGCTTATGTGCCGGGGTGGTGACCAAACCTTATTCATTACCCGTGATTTATTTAATGAATTGGAAGGTTTTCGGGAAGATTTCCAGATTATGGAAGACTACGATCTGATTCAGAAAATCCAGTCCAAAACCCGTTTTAAGATCATTCCAAAAAATGCAACCGTATCTGCCCGAAAATATGATCATAATGGGTATTTACGCGTAAATTTTGCCAATCTGATTATTTTTATGATGTACTTCGCCGGACTTTCTCAGGAAACCATGGTACATGCCTACAAAAACCTGATTGTACATCCCAAGTTTGATTAA
- a CDS encoding ABC transporter permease, whose translation MRIIRVLLRKEFLQIFRNKAMLPILFVMPVVQLLVLSFAATYELKEVDFALVDMDQSSLSRELTSKFQATGYFTLELETFDQGEALEAMDAGLIKMIIRIPPDFEQELSSGQPVNLQLIIDAVDGSTAGLIQSYSASILGDLNAAKLAELKMEQANQSMHQAKMINIIPQNWYNPDLDYITYMVPGILVVLVSMIGVFLSGMNIVREQEIGTIEQLNVTPIRKYQFMIGKLLPFWVIGMVDLLIGLALARYGFQIPFLGSLATVLVVAGIFLIVIQSLGLLISTMTHTQQQAMFIAWFLMVIFILMGGLFTPIESMPEWAQNLTLANPVAYFIKIMRMVLLKGAGWKEIQFMVYTLIGMGSVLLIISINRYKKTSG comes from the coding sequence ATGAGAATAATCCGTGTACTTCTTCGAAAAGAGTTTCTGCAAATATTTCGCAATAAAGCCATGTTGCCTATACTGTTTGTGATGCCTGTGGTTCAGCTACTGGTGCTTTCTTTTGCAGCAACCTATGAACTTAAAGAGGTTGATTTTGCCCTGGTGGATATGGATCAGTCGAGTTTGTCCAGAGAGCTTACATCGAAGTTTCAGGCTACCGGCTATTTTACATTAGAGCTGGAAACTTTTGATCAGGGTGAAGCCCTTGAAGCTATGGATGCTGGCCTGATTAAGATGATCATCCGGATTCCCCCCGATTTTGAACAAGAGCTATCAAGTGGACAGCCGGTCAATCTTCAGCTCATAATCGATGCAGTAGATGGAAGTACAGCCGGACTTATTCAGTCCTATAGCGCTTCTATTTTAGGTGATCTTAATGCTGCTAAACTGGCTGAGCTAAAGATGGAACAAGCAAACCAATCAATGCATCAGGCCAAAATGATCAATATCATACCTCAGAACTGGTATAATCCGGACCTTGACTATATAACCTACATGGTGCCGGGAATTCTGGTGGTACTGGTTTCCATGATTGGAGTGTTCTTATCTGGTATGAACATAGTACGGGAGCAGGAGATAGGGACCATTGAACAGCTTAATGTGACTCCGATCCGTAAATACCAATTCATGATTGGAAAATTACTTCCATTTTGGGTGATTGGAATGGTGGATCTTCTGATAGGTCTCGCTTTGGCCCGATATGGATTCCAGATTCCTTTTTTGGGAAGTCTGGCTACGGTTTTAGTAGTAGCGGGAATCTTCCTGATCGTTATTCAGTCGCTGGGTCTGCTTATCTCTACCATGACCCACACCCAGCAGCAAGCTATGTTCATTGCCTGGTTCCTGATGGTGATATTTATTTTGATGGGCGGGCTGTTTACCCCGATTGAAAGTATGCCTGAATGGGCTCAAAACCTAACTCTCGCAAATCCGGTAGCTTACTTCATCAAGATTATGCGGATGGTTTTACTGAAAGGAGCCGGCTGGAAAGAAATTCAGTTTATGGTTTATACATTGATTGGTATGGGAAGTGTTCTACTGATAATTTCCATCAATCGTTACAAGAAAACCTCGGGCTGA
- a CDS encoding ABC transporter permease: MNSFSGFVIKEFKQIYRDKRTLTVLFGMPVIMLVLFGFAIRNEVTNAQIGILDLSKDEVTRTITQKLGASESFEIRAYLQNYEEVEGLFQKGNIKEVVVFEPNFKEKLVRENRADVQIITDATDPNLANLVQSYTSNIIRDYVHELNNIGHVQQAGLNTEVRMMYNPELRSVNLFVPGLIAVILMLISALMTSISITREKELGNMEILLVSPLKPRHIILGKVLPYLVLSVVNVITILVLARFVFHVPFQGSYLLFFAESTLFIMTALALGVFISSAANNQQTAMMVSLAGLLLPTVLLSGFIFPVSSMPVPLQWISHAIPAKWFLIIVRGIMLKGSEFLFIWKETLILVGITLFFMALSLKKFKVRLQ; encoded by the coding sequence ATGAATTCATTTTCAGGTTTTGTTATCAAAGAGTTCAAGCAGATATATCGCGACAAGCGCACGTTGACGGTTCTTTTCGGTATGCCGGTCATCATGCTGGTGCTGTTTGGCTTTGCCATTCGGAATGAAGTTACCAATGCACAAATAGGGATTCTGGATCTTTCAAAAGATGAAGTGACCCGTACAATAACGCAGAAGCTGGGAGCTTCGGAGTCGTTTGAGATAAGGGCTTACTTACAAAATTATGAGGAAGTGGAAGGACTTTTTCAGAAGGGAAATATCAAAGAAGTGGTTGTATTTGAACCGAATTTCAAAGAGAAATTAGTTAGAGAAAACAGGGCTGATGTTCAAATTATTACCGATGCTACCGATCCAAATCTCGCCAACCTTGTTCAGTCTTATACATCAAATATCATCCGGGATTATGTGCATGAACTAAATAATATTGGTCATGTTCAACAGGCTGGATTAAATACCGAAGTCCGGATGATGTATAATCCGGAACTTCGAAGTGTGAATTTATTTGTACCCGGATTGATCGCGGTCATTTTAATGCTCATTTCCGCTCTGATGACTTCCATCTCTATCACGCGTGAGAAAGAGCTGGGAAATATGGAAATTTTGCTGGTTTCTCCCCTCAAACCCCGGCATATTATTTTGGGTAAGGTTTTGCCGTACCTGGTGCTTTCAGTAGTAAATGTAATCACTATTCTGGTATTGGCTCGGTTTGTATTTCATGTACCGTTCCAGGGTTCGTATTTATTATTTTTTGCAGAATCCACGCTATTCATCATGACGGCACTTGCTCTGGGTGTTTTTATATCATCGGCAGCCAATAACCAGCAAACAGCCATGATGGTTTCTCTGGCTGGACTTCTTCTGCCCACCGTTTTGCTGTCAGGATTTATTTTTCCTGTATCCAGCATGCCGGTGCCTTTGCAGTGGATTTCACATGCTATTCCTGCAAAATGGTTCCTGATTATAGTGCGGGGTATCATGCTGAAAGGATCGGAGTTCCTGTTTATTTGGAAAGAAACACTGATTTTGGTTGGGATTACGCTCTTCTTTATGGCTTTAAGCCTGAAGAAATTTAAAGTGAGGCTACAATGA
- a CDS encoding ABC transporter ATP-binding protein → MSDFAIQTEKLTRKFGDFTAVDNITFEVEQGEIFGFLGANGAGKTTAMRMLTGLLTPTSGKASVSGNDVYTQAEAIKKNIGYMSQKFSLYDDLTSEENIQFYGGIYGIPDKELDTKMNEVIESVGLGEVRKKLVRSLPLGWKQKLAFSIAILHNPKIVFLDEPTGGVDPVTRRQFWEKIYEVSDQGITVFVTTHYMDEAEYCDRISIMVDGRMDAIGSPRQLKQDFNADSIENVFIQLARGAQRGDG, encoded by the coding sequence ATGTCTGATTTTGCCATTCAAACCGAAAAGCTAACCCGGAAATTTGGAGATTTCACGGCCGTGGATAACATCACTTTTGAAGTAGAACAGGGAGAGATTTTCGGATTTCTTGGAGCCAATGGAGCGGGCAAAACCACAGCCATGCGCATGCTCACCGGGCTTCTGACACCGACTTCAGGTAAAGCTTCTGTCTCTGGGAATGATGTTTATACACAGGCAGAGGCTATTAAAAAGAATATTGGCTATATGAGCCAGAAGTTTTCGCTGTATGATGATTTGACATCTGAGGAAAACATACAGTTTTATGGAGGTATTTATGGGATTCCAGATAAAGAGCTGGATACCAAAATGAATGAAGTTATAGAATCGGTGGGGTTAGGGGAGGTCCGTAAGAAACTGGTTCGTTCCCTGCCTCTGGGCTGGAAGCAGAAACTGGCTTTTTCCATTGCAATACTTCATAACCCGAAAATTGTATTTCTGGATGAGCCAACCGGTGGCGTAGATCCGGTAACCCGGCGTCAGTTCTGGGAGAAAATTTATGAAGTTTCTGATCAGGGTATTACTGTTTTCGTGACTACCCATTATATGGATGAAGCCGAATATTGCGATCGTATTTCTATCATGGTGGATGGCCGTATGGATGCTATTGGTTCACCCCGGCAGCTAAAGCAAGATTTCAATGCTGATTCTATAGAAAATGTCTTCATACAACTTGCTCGCGGAGCGCAAAGGGGGGATGGATGA
- a CDS encoding ABC transporter ATP-binding protein, with translation MVNISSVSKAFGKVQALREISFQVNEGELFGVIGPDGAGKTTLFRILNTLLVPDEGSATVLGKDVVEDYKEIRPLLGYMPGRFSLYQDLTVEENMNFFASVFGTSIEQNYELVKPIYSQLEKFKTRLAGDLSGGMKQKLALSCALIHKPRLLLLDEPTTGVDAVSRKEFWEMLKMLKKEGITIIVSTPYMDEANLCERVALIQDGEIMKIDTPEAIVDDFEKPLLGIRAENTYKLLKALQAYPKTHSVHPFGESLHYTEKGGSPNLVALKTYLFDQGLRDVNIRTIKPDIEDSFMQLMLSKAEGAHV, from the coding sequence GTGGTTAACATATCGTCGGTTTCCAAAGCATTTGGAAAGGTTCAGGCCCTTAGAGAGATCTCTTTTCAGGTTAATGAGGGAGAACTTTTTGGGGTGATTGGTCCGGACGGTGCCGGAAAAACAACCTTATTTCGAATTCTGAACACATTGCTGGTTCCTGATGAAGGTTCCGCAACGGTGCTGGGTAAAGACGTAGTTGAAGATTATAAAGAGATTCGTCCGCTTCTTGGGTATATGCCCGGAAGGTTTTCACTGTATCAGGATTTGACAGTGGAAGAAAACATGAACTTTTTTGCTTCGGTTTTTGGAACCTCTATCGAACAGAATTACGAGCTGGTGAAGCCAATTTACAGTCAGCTTGAGAAGTTTAAAACCCGGCTTGCCGGAGATTTATCAGGAGGGATGAAGCAAAAACTGGCTCTCAGTTGTGCTCTCATTCATAAGCCCAGGCTATTACTGCTCGACGAACCCACTACAGGAGTTGATGCCGTTTCCCGTAAAGAATTCTGGGAAATGCTGAAGATGCTTAAAAAAGAAGGGATAACCATCATTGTGTCAACTCCATATATGGACGAGGCAAATCTTTGTGAACGCGTAGCTTTGATTCAGGACGGTGAGATCATGAAAATTGATACACCCGAGGCCATTGTAGATGATTTTGAGAAGCCACTGTTGGGCATTCGTGCTGAAAATACGTACAAGCTACTTAAAGCTCTGCAAGCTTATCCTAAAACCCATTCAGTGCACCCTTTTGGAGAAAGTCTTCACTATACAGAAAAGGGAGGTTCGCCAAACCTGGTAGCTTTAAAAACCTATTTATTCGATCAGGGACTTAGGGATGTGAACATAAGAACCATCAAACCTGACATTGAAGATAGCTTTATGCAACTGATGCTTTCCAAAGCAGAGGGGGCTCATGTCTGA
- a CDS encoding HlyD family efflux transporter periplasmic adaptor subunit — protein sequence MRNRKTKISIAPLAALIVLLVGCSSDPKSDAYGQFEADEITISSESSGVLKSFTVKEGMKLENGQKAGQVDSTQLSLRKKELHASVRAVRTNISKLDAQAAVYEEQLQTAKKDLDRFTNLKQNNAATQQQIDQAEGQVNVLQKQITSVNVQKQSVYAELETLKTRIAQIQDQIEKTEIINPISGTVLSSYAQPGELVSTGKPLYEIANLEEMILRVYVSGAQLQEVILGNEVDVLIDKNIEENELLSGVVRWIASEAEFTPRMIQTKEERVTQVYAVEISVQNPNGKLKIGMPGEVNF from the coding sequence ATGAGAAACAGAAAAACAAAGATATCGATAGCACCATTGGCAGCACTCATTGTTCTGTTAGTAGGATGCAGTTCTGACCCAAAATCGGATGCTTACGGGCAGTTTGAAGCCGATGAAATAACCATCTCCTCTGAATCTTCAGGAGTACTTAAAAGCTTTACGGTAAAAGAAGGGATGAAATTGGAGAATGGACAAAAAGCAGGGCAGGTTGATTCAACTCAATTATCGCTTCGAAAGAAAGAGCTTCATGCTTCTGTTCGGGCAGTCAGAACCAATATTTCAAAGCTGGATGCCCAGGCTGCGGTTTACGAAGAGCAGCTTCAAACGGCTAAAAAAGACTTGGATCGTTTCACAAACCTGAAGCAAAATAATGCAGCAACTCAGCAGCAGATTGATCAGGCAGAGGGACAGGTAAATGTGCTACAGAAACAGATTACTTCGGTGAATGTTCAAAAGCAATCGGTATATGCAGAGCTGGAAACGCTGAAGACCAGAATCGCCCAGATTCAGGATCAGATCGAAAAGACAGAGATTATCAATCCGATTTCAGGTACGGTGCTTTCAAGTTATGCACAACCTGGCGAACTGGTTTCAACGGGCAAGCCTCTGTATGAGATCGCCAATCTGGAAGAAATGATATTGAGAGTTTATGTATCAGGAGCCCAGCTTCAGGAAGTGATCTTGGGCAACGAGGTTGACGTTTTAATTGACAAAAATATAGAAGAGAATGAATTGCTTAGCGGAGTGGTACGGTGGATCGCCTCTGAAGCTGAGTTCACTCCCAGAATGATTCAAACCAAAGAAGAACGGGTTACGCAGGTATATGCGGTTGAAATTTCGGTACAAAACCCGAATGGCAAGCTAAAAATTGGCATGCCCGGGGAAGTAAACTTTTAA
- a CDS encoding TolC family protein has product MNTLLASLLIFTFLQPGSPADSISLNYCYEQAENNYPIAKNMALQQEITVLNIRILNTGYYPQVSLNGKASYQSEVTEFGLPSGGGAPAISKDQYEASLQVSQNIYNGGAIGIRKNLEKEKGLQEVLTTKAELHQIRNQIDQVYFGILLSQKQKQASELLITDLKERLKSVRSKVENGLLLRSQQLILEAELIKARQDSASVMSNMKAGYPVLSAIIGEEIPVSTKLMLPDLATEVEMAEPARPELALFESSRKTIEQQKKLAKSMKRPGISAFGTAAYGRPGLNFLNDDFHEYYIVGLRLRWNFMDFLNSDEEVKALNIRQKTIKHQEESFNLQLTTQLSKISERIRVLEENISRDKEIITIREEVVGESVNQLENGVITATEYITELTNANRARLSLFTNQVKLIQALTEYRTAMGLDIE; this is encoded by the coding sequence ATGAATACTCTGCTCGCCTCTTTGTTGATATTCACTTTTTTACAGCCGGGTTCACCAGCCGATTCTATCTCCCTGAATTACTGCTATGAGCAGGCTGAGAACAACTACCCAATAGCAAAGAATATGGCATTGCAGCAGGAGATTACAGTTCTGAATATCCGGATTTTGAATACAGGCTATTACCCGCAGGTGTCGTTAAACGGGAAAGCAAGTTATCAGTCGGAGGTGACGGAATTTGGACTTCCAAGCGGAGGCGGTGCGCCAGCTATAAGTAAAGATCAGTATGAAGCTTCCTTACAGGTTAGCCAGAATATTTATAATGGCGGAGCTATAGGAATTCGGAAGAATCTGGAGAAGGAAAAAGGGCTGCAGGAAGTACTAACGACCAAAGCAGAGCTTCATCAAATACGGAATCAAATTGATCAGGTTTATTTCGGGATTCTGCTCTCTCAAAAGCAGAAACAAGCTAGTGAATTGTTAATTACTGATCTGAAGGAAAGGCTCAAAAGCGTACGTTCTAAAGTGGAAAACGGGCTTTTGTTGCGAAGCCAACAGCTGATATTGGAGGCTGAACTGATCAAAGCTCGTCAGGACTCCGCGAGCGTGATGTCGAATATGAAAGCCGGCTATCCTGTACTAAGTGCCATAATTGGGGAGGAAATCCCGGTTTCCACTAAGCTGATGTTACCGGATTTGGCTACAGAAGTTGAAATGGCTGAGCCCGCCCGACCAGAACTGGCGCTATTCGAAAGCTCACGAAAAACCATTGAGCAGCAAAAGAAACTGGCTAAATCCATGAAAAGACCGGGTATATCAGCTTTTGGAACGGCTGCTTACGGCAGGCCGGGGCTTAATTTCCTGAATGATGATTTTCACGAATATTATATCGTAGGCCTCAGGCTGAGATGGAATTTTATGGATTTCCTGAATTCGGATGAGGAAGTGAAAGCATTGAACATCAGGCAAAAAACGATAAAGCACCAGGAAGAATCATTTAACCTTCAGTTGACCACTCAGTTGAGTAAAATAAGTGAGCGGATCAGGGTTTTAGAAGAGAACATCAGCAGGGATAAAGAGATCATAACAATAAGAGAAGAAGTGGTGGGTGAAAGTGTCAATCAGCTAGAGAATGGAGTTATTACGGCTACCGAATATATCACTGAGCTTACCAATGCCAACCGAGCCCGGCTTTCCCTTTTTACCAACCAGGTTAAATTAATTCAGGCCTTGACAGAATATCGCACGGCTATGGGTTTGGATATTGAATAG
- a CDS encoding TetR/AcrR family transcriptional regulator, with product MTDKEKATEEQIFEAASRVFQKDGYAGARMQQIADEANINKSMLHYYYRSKEKLFRAVFQKQLARFFPTIFEVLGSELTLDKKVPRLIDAYYNFLQDNPTVVQFIIQEMNNHPEEFRRFMKEKNIHPPKSFADQIRKEVEEGNMDPVEPRQLLISMVGLILFPFIAQMMVKTVFGLEEQEYLKFLKDRKWFLTDFILNAINYKKP from the coding sequence ATGACTGATAAAGAGAAAGCAACCGAAGAACAAATTTTTGAAGCAGCGTCCCGGGTATTCCAAAAGGATGGCTACGCCGGTGCACGCATGCAACAAATAGCGGATGAAGCTAATATCAACAAGTCGATGCTTCATTATTACTACCGAAGCAAAGAAAAACTTTTCAGGGCAGTGTTCCAGAAACAGCTTGCCCGGTTTTTCCCAACTATTTTCGAGGTCCTGGGTTCTGAGCTGACTCTTGACAAGAAAGTACCCCGACTAATCGATGCCTATTATAATTTTCTGCAAGACAACCCAACCGTTGTGCAGTTTATTATACAGGAGATGAATAATCATCCCGAAGAATTTCGGCGGTTCATGAAGGAAAAAAATATCCATCCGCCTAAAAGCTTTGCTGACCAAATCAGGAAAGAGGTTGAAGAAGGAAATATGGACCCAGTAGAACCAAGGCAGCTTCTTATCAGTATGGTTGGTCTGATTCTTTTCCCATTCATTGCCCAGATGATGGTAAAAACCGTTTTTGGGCTTGAGGAGCAAGAGTACCTAAAGTTCCTGAAAGACCGAAAATGGTTCCTCACCGATTTTATTTTGAACGCTATAAACTATAAAAAGCCATGA
- a CDS encoding Gfo/Idh/MocA family oxidoreductase, translated as MDYVRWGILSTANIGVKHVIPAMQKSKRSKVTAISSRNPKRAGEIATQLGIQKSYGSYEDLLADDEIDAIYNPLPNHLHVPLTMKALEAGKHVLCEKPIAMNLNEAEALLSKIKAFPNLKVMEAFMYRFHPQWEVVKKWISDGEVGDIKTIHSVFTYYNDDPENIRNKAGIGGGGLMDIGCYCISASRYLFEDEPIEVKGEVEIHPDFGTDVLASGILRFPEGTATFTCSTLASPNQKLTVYGTEGIIEMDIPFNPLENPADLRLKKDGKMVKEKTTQANHYTLQADAFTQAILNNTDVPTPIEDAVANMKVIDALLSHKK; from the coding sequence ATGGATTATGTGAGATGGGGAATTTTAAGCACAGCAAATATCGGGGTTAAGCATGTAATCCCTGCAATGCAAAAAAGTAAAAGGTCGAAAGTAACAGCTATATCTTCGAGAAATCCCAAGCGTGCCGGGGAGATTGCTACTCAGCTTGGCATTCAAAAGTCCTATGGGTCTTATGAAGACCTGCTGGCTGATGATGAAATTGATGCCATTTATAACCCGCTGCCCAATCATTTACATGTGCCGCTGACCATGAAGGCTTTAGAAGCCGGTAAGCATGTGCTCTGCGAAAAACCGATCGCTATGAACCTGAATGAAGCAGAGGCATTACTGTCTAAAATAAAAGCATTCCCCAACCTGAAAGTGATGGAAGCCTTTATGTACCGCTTTCATCCCCAGTGGGAAGTCGTGAAAAAATGGATCAGTGATGGGGAAGTCGGGGATATTAAAACCATCCATTCTGTGTTTACTTACTACAATGATGACCCGGAGAACATTCGCAATAAAGCTGGTATTGGAGGAGGGGGATTAATGGATATCGGATGTTATTGCATCTCTGCTTCCCGGTATTTGTTTGAGGATGAACCGATTGAAGTTAAAGGAGAAGTAGAAATTCATCCGGACTTCGGGACCGATGTTTTAGCTTCAGGAATTCTTCGGTTTCCGGAAGGTACAGCCACTTTTACCTGTTCAACATTGGCCAGTCCAAACCAAAAACTTACTGTTTATGGCACGGAAGGAATAATTGAGATGGATATACCGTTTAATCCTCTCGAAAATCCTGCTGATCTAAGACTTAAAAAAGATGGTAAGATGGTCAAAGAAAAAACAACTCAGGCTAATCATTATACTCTGCAGGCAGACGCATTTACTCAAGCCATTTTGAATAATACTGACGTCCCCACGCCTATCGAAGATGCCGTTGCCAATATGAAAGTGATTGACGCACTGCTTTCACACAAAAAATAG